Proteins encoded within one genomic window of Rubripirellula tenax:
- a CDS encoding discoidin domain-containing protein translates to MGAPFFQTIRFAALLCACVTSLPAGADMPVTPAPTPPQSSAQIDLSGSWEVVLDRQRVFDPSLAQSELSPSRDGVATVRIPGALRDSDLGDLVGPETKWIGGIQERVWSQPRFDPYRGADNFKVPFWLQPERHYVGVAWYRRRIEIPPSWNGKRITLHMERPHWRTHVWIDDDHIGDGESLSTPQQFVVTDSATTGSHWLTIGVDNSLDNIDVGFNSHSVSDHTQTAWNGIVGNVSLIADTKLSVARVDVNAIPGDSSVRATIHIANDTEYRQQASVRLRISRDDEDREVDGEAVVDVDVPVGSSVIDAEVEWTRTPEHWNEFSPVVYRLTTSIESPVEEDAESEVAVARKHTTTFGVRSIESIDGALRLNGQPIFLRGTLESCVFPLTGYPPTDLPSWQRILRICRDHGLNHLRFHSWCPPESAFVAADQMGFYFHVDCSSWPNTSTQLGIDRPVDAWLYREAERIIASFGNHPSLILISAGNEPGGPESGADFLGRWVSHFKSKENRILFSGGVGWPQIPENEFFVAPRPRLHQWGQGVASRLNAEEPNTTADYGTFVESIASPIISHEIGQWCVYPNLAETTKYTGVLKAKNFEIFRDFLDSASMGDQADDFLMASGKLQSICYKEEIEACLRTEKLDGFQMLDLHDFPGQGSAVVGVLDAFWDPKPYIDAAEFRKFCGPTVPLARMPRRVWNNAMLFVADVEVSHYGPSPFTDVVPRWQIRRGEEVLASGELAKQTIVAAGLRRIGRLEWPLDNIKQACELTLSVSLPPATSNDRPIENDWRFWVYPEGSRSDESITGSQSDLVVTHSLDEKSIKGLQAGKRVVWLARPSLVKTDFTIGFSPIFWNTAWTNGQSPHTLGVLCDPAHAALRDFPTRFHSDWQWWELISQSAAMRIDQLPGDVETIVQVVPDWSRPKRLALAIEAKVGAGKLIVCSIDLETDLDRRPAANQFRQSLMKYAASDDFEPNASVTVEQLSKLFRKPSPLESMGTIVTSSSFQAGYGPALAIDEDPKTFWHVNWSNGVAKFPHWLMVDLKEARPVSGIHVQPRVDRGRSRIADFEIQVSSDGERWVSAASGTWGNSPAKQSVRFDRVRNVRFVKLISKRSHEHVEQSSIAEVEVSFENPTALSGAANGSETYNEIPAEGQGE, encoded by the coding sequence ATGGGTGCTCCATTTTTTCAAACCATCCGATTCGCGGCACTGCTTTGCGCCTGCGTAACTTCGTTGCCCGCCGGCGCCGATATGCCGGTGACTCCCGCGCCCACGCCACCCCAATCGTCGGCCCAGATCGATTTGTCGGGTTCTTGGGAAGTCGTTTTGGATCGCCAACGTGTCTTTGATCCTTCCCTTGCCCAATCGGAATTGTCGCCTTCGCGGGACGGTGTGGCGACCGTCCGCATTCCTGGGGCGCTCCGCGACAGCGATTTGGGCGATCTTGTCGGCCCTGAAACGAAATGGATCGGTGGCATTCAAGAAAGGGTTTGGAGCCAGCCTCGGTTCGATCCGTATCGAGGCGCGGACAATTTTAAAGTCCCGTTTTGGTTGCAACCCGAGCGGCACTACGTGGGGGTGGCTTGGTACCGCCGACGAATCGAGATTCCGCCTTCATGGAACGGAAAACGCATCACGTTGCACATGGAGCGTCCGCACTGGCGTACCCATGTTTGGATCGACGACGACCACATCGGCGACGGCGAATCCCTGAGCACTCCACAGCAATTCGTTGTCACCGATTCGGCCACGACGGGAAGCCATTGGTTGACGATTGGCGTCGACAACAGCTTGGACAACATCGATGTCGGATTTAACTCGCACAGCGTCAGCGATCATACACAGACCGCGTGGAATGGGATCGTCGGCAACGTCAGCTTGATCGCCGATACAAAGCTCTCGGTCGCTCGCGTGGACGTCAACGCGATCCCCGGCGACTCGTCCGTCAGAGCGACAATCCACATCGCCAACGATACTGAATATCGCCAGCAAGCGTCCGTCCGTCTGCGAATCAGTCGCGACGACGAAGACCGTGAAGTCGACGGCGAAGCCGTCGTTGACGTTGACGTACCGGTGGGCAGCAGCGTCATCGATGCTGAAGTCGAATGGACGCGAACCCCGGAACATTGGAATGAGTTTTCGCCGGTCGTCTATCGTCTGACCACGTCAATCGAATCACCGGTAGAAGAGGATGCCGAATCCGAAGTTGCTGTCGCGCGCAAACACACGACAACGTTTGGCGTGCGGTCGATCGAGTCGATTGACGGCGCACTTCGATTGAATGGTCAGCCCATTTTTTTGCGAGGCACGTTGGAGTCGTGTGTCTTCCCTTTGACGGGATACCCGCCGACCGATTTGCCGTCGTGGCAACGGATCTTGCGTATCTGTCGCGATCATGGATTGAACCATCTACGTTTTCATTCATGGTGCCCTCCCGAATCGGCATTCGTCGCGGCCGATCAGATGGGGTTTTACTTCCACGTCGATTGTTCGAGTTGGCCGAACACCAGCACTCAATTGGGCATCGATCGTCCCGTCGATGCGTGGCTCTATCGAGAAGCCGAGCGAATCATCGCAAGCTTCGGCAATCATCCTTCGTTGATTTTGATTTCTGCTGGAAACGAACCGGGCGGTCCCGAATCCGGTGCCGATTTCTTGGGCCGCTGGGTTTCGCATTTCAAATCGAAGGAAAATCGAATCCTGTTTTCCGGTGGCGTCGGTTGGCCACAGATACCAGAGAATGAATTTTTTGTCGCACCGAGGCCACGCCTTCATCAATGGGGACAGGGAGTGGCTAGTCGCCTGAACGCGGAAGAACCCAATACCACGGCGGACTACGGCACGTTTGTCGAAAGCATTGCTTCGCCGATTATCAGTCATGAAATCGGGCAGTGGTGCGTCTATCCGAACTTGGCAGAGACAACGAAGTACACCGGAGTGTTGAAGGCAAAGAACTTTGAAATTTTCCGTGACTTTCTGGACAGCGCATCGATGGGAGACCAAGCCGACGACTTCTTGATGGCGTCGGGAAAGCTGCAGTCGATTTGCTACAAAGAAGAAATTGAGGCGTGCTTGCGGACGGAAAAGTTGGACGGTTTCCAAATGTTGGATCTGCACGACTTTCCCGGTCAAGGCAGCGCGGTCGTTGGCGTGTTGGACGCGTTTTGGGATCCGAAGCCATACATCGATGCCGCAGAGTTTCGGAAGTTTTGCGGCCCAACCGTGCCGCTTGCCCGCATGCCGCGACGCGTTTGGAACAATGCAATGTTGTTCGTCGCCGACGTCGAAGTATCGCACTATGGCCCCAGTCCGTTCACCGATGTCGTGCCCCGTTGGCAGATTCGACGTGGCGAAGAAGTGTTGGCTTCCGGCGAACTGGCGAAGCAGACGATTGTCGCCGCGGGCCTGCGCCGAATCGGACGCCTCGAATGGCCACTCGACAACATCAAACAGGCGTGCGAGTTGACGCTCAGTGTCTCGTTGCCGCCTGCGACGTCAAATGATCGCCCGATCGAGAACGATTGGCGTTTTTGGGTTTATCCTGAAGGATCCCGAAGCGACGAATCAATCACGGGTTCGCAATCGGATTTGGTGGTGACCCATTCGCTTGATGAAAAATCGATCAAAGGTTTGCAGGCTGGAAAGCGTGTCGTTTGGTTGGCCCGTCCGTCTTTGGTAAAGACCGATTTCACGATCGGTTTTTCACCGATATTTTGGAACACCGCGTGGACCAACGGGCAATCGCCACACACTCTGGGCGTGTTGTGTGATCCCGCGCACGCGGCCCTACGAGACTTTCCCACTCGGTTTCATTCCGATTGGCAGTGGTGGGAATTGATTTCACAGTCCGCCGCGATGCGAATCGACCAGCTACCCGGAGACGTCGAAACGATCGTCCAGGTGGTGCCAGACTGGTCGCGTCCGAAAAGATTGGCACTGGCGATCGAAGCAAAAGTCGGCGCAGGCAAGCTGATCGTCTGTTCCATCGATTTGGAAACGGACCTGGACCGACGTCCCGCAGCGAACCAGTTTCGGCAATCGCTGATGAAGTACGCGGCTAGCGATGACTTTGAACCGAATGCTTCGGTAACAGTCGAACAGCTGTCGAAATTGTTTCGCAAGCCGAGTCCGCTCGAGTCGATGGGCACGATCGTGACAAGCAGTAGTTTTCAAGCGGGCTATGGACCCGCGCTTGCGATCGATGAAGACCCGAAAACCTTTTGGCACGTGAATTGGTCCAACGGTGTCGCGAAGTTCCCGCACTGGTTGATGGTGGACCTCAAGGAAGCTCGGCCCGTCTCGGGGATTCACGTCCAGCCTCGCGTTGATAGAGGGCGAAGCCGGATCGCCGATTTCGAAATCCAGGTGAGTTCGGATGGCGAGCGGTGGGTCTCGGCGGCTTCCGGGACATGGGGCAACAGTCCGGCCAAGCAGTCCGTGAGGTTCGATCGGGTGCGAAACGTTCGATTCGTCAAGCTGATTTCGAAGCGTTCTCATGAACACGTCGAACAATCTAGTATCGCGGAGGTCGAGGTCTCTTTTGAAAACCCGACGGCGTTATCCGGAGCCGCAAACGGTAGCGAAACCTACAACGAAATTCCTGCCGAAGGCCAAGGAGAATGA
- a CDS encoding sugar porter family MFS transporter, translating to MIRPNAPDSFFDRHYLWTICLVAALGGLLFGYDWVVIGGAKPFYEPYFAITDNPWMQGWTMSSALVGCLIGAVISGAAADRIGRKRFLVIAAALFVVSALGSAVSSGLFDFNAFRMLGGIGIGLASNLSPLYIAEVSPASTRGRMVSINQLTIVIGVLSAQIVNWAIARDVSELATASTIAVSWNGQHGWRWMFAAEAIPAIVFLALSTIIPESPRWLVRVGNVSQAKSILERIGGPEYAIAQIKGIQETLLPRDDAGESGAVDSLPWPALMIGVFLAVLQQWCGINVIFNYAQEVFAAAGYGVSSIMLNIIISGVVNLVFTVVAMLTVDLVGRRTMLLAGSGGLALIYSALGGCYWMQSQGVHVLLLIVAAIACYAMTLAPVVWVVISEIFPNRNRGRTMAIAVFSLWTACTILTFTFPFLSRSLGAHGTFWLYGVICAVGCAVIAKILPETKGQSLESIEQSWKG from the coding sequence ATGATCCGGCCAAATGCTCCGGATTCTTTTTTCGATCGTCACTACTTATGGACGATTTGCTTGGTTGCCGCTTTGGGCGGATTGTTGTTCGGCTACGACTGGGTGGTCATTGGCGGCGCGAAGCCTTTCTATGAACCCTATTTCGCGATCACCGACAATCCTTGGATGCAAGGATGGACGATGAGCAGTGCGTTGGTCGGCTGTTTGATCGGGGCCGTCATCAGCGGTGCGGCTGCGGACCGAATCGGACGCAAACGATTCTTGGTCATCGCGGCAGCATTGTTTGTTGTTTCTGCTCTGGGTTCCGCGGTGTCCAGCGGCCTGTTTGATTTCAACGCCTTTCGGATGCTTGGCGGGATTGGGATTGGCTTGGCGTCGAATCTATCGCCGCTGTATATCGCCGAAGTTTCGCCGGCATCGACGCGAGGCCGGATGGTATCGATCAACCAATTGACGATCGTGATTGGTGTTTTGTCGGCTCAAATCGTCAATTGGGCGATCGCACGCGACGTTTCCGAACTGGCGACCGCCTCGACAATCGCGGTTTCTTGGAACGGGCAACACGGTTGGCGGTGGATGTTCGCGGCGGAGGCGATTCCTGCGATCGTGTTCTTGGCCTTGTCAACGATCATCCCCGAGAGTCCGCGATGGTTGGTGCGCGTCGGCAACGTCTCGCAAGCAAAGTCCATCCTGGAACGGATCGGAGGTCCCGAATACGCCATCGCACAGATCAAGGGCATTCAAGAAACGCTGTTACCCCGTGATGATGCTGGCGAAAGTGGGGCAGTCGATTCGCTTCCGTGGCCGGCATTGATGATTGGGGTTTTTCTTGCGGTGCTGCAACAGTGGTGTGGGATCAACGTCATTTTTAACTACGCGCAAGAAGTGTTTGCGGCGGCCGGTTACGGCGTCAGTTCGATCATGCTGAACATCATCATTTCGGGCGTCGTGAATCTTGTCTTCACCGTCGTTGCGATGTTGACGGTCGATCTGGTCGGACGGCGAACCATGTTACTGGCCGGATCGGGCGGACTGGCGTTGATCTATTCGGCGCTTGGCGGGTGCTATTGGATGCAGAGCCAGGGCGTGCATGTGCTGTTGTTGATCGTTGCCGCAATCGCGTGCTACGCCATGACCCTAGCGCCCGTCGTGTGGGTGGTGATCTCCGAGATCTTCCCGAACCGAAATCGTGGACGAACCATGGCCATCGCTGTGTTCAGTTTGTGGACGGCATGCACCATTCTGACCTTTACGTTTCCATTCCTCAGTCGGTCGCTCGGCGCGCACGGCACGTTTTGGTTGTACGGCGTCATTTGTGCCGTCGGTTGTGCGGTGATCGCAAAGATTTTGCCGGAAACCAAAGGCCAGTCTTTGGAATCGATCGAGCAGTCGTGGAAGGGATGA